A stretch of Aerococcus urinaehominis DNA encodes these proteins:
- a CDS encoding PTS transporter subunit EIIC — protein MNQTQTGSKSVINRILDALKEIFAPNLVALSAAGILQGITIILHSLGIIQEGRAEYIILNTISSAVFYFLPILLAFSAARVFNTSQVLAACVAMFLLHPDIVANLQQYGGTADFFGVPLPPGHYPSSVIPIIVIVWAQQYIERFWHKIIPDLVEGVFAPMLTLATMAILALTILGPIGELGAGALLWVINFFSTKAAWLVPTLLGGFGIFVVMTGAHYSLFPVVMQSLAAGQPDTFFIPGMMASNIALAAAVLAVVIKTNSGSYRQYTLSATITAALGVSQPGLYGVAIPMRNVMVAAISGGLAGGLYAGIAKVYAYAFVNPGLAALPAFISPDGSIANMVNVLIEMAIAGGIAFAIVMLTPYHELADHDIAEITRTK, from the coding sequence ATGAATCAAACACAGACAGGGTCTAAATCTGTGATTAATCGGATTTTAGATGCCCTGAAAGAAATTTTTGCACCCAACCTGGTAGCCCTATCGGCAGCCGGTATTCTGCAAGGGATAACCATTATCTTGCACAGCCTGGGCATCATCCAAGAGGGGCGTGCGGAGTATATTATCCTCAACACGATTTCTTCAGCGGTCTTTTACTTTTTGCCAATTCTCTTAGCTTTTTCAGCAGCTCGGGTCTTTAATACCAGCCAGGTCTTGGCGGCCTGTGTGGCGATGTTCCTATTGCATCCGGATATTGTGGCCAACTTACAGCAATATGGCGGCACCGCGGATTTCTTCGGTGTTCCCCTGCCACCAGGCCATTATCCATCCAGCGTGATTCCCATTATCGTCATTGTCTGGGCCCAACAATATATTGAGCGCTTCTGGCATAAAATTATCCCAGACCTAGTAGAAGGCGTTTTTGCGCCCATGCTGACCCTCGCCACCATGGCGATTTTAGCCTTAACAATTCTGGGTCCAATTGGTGAATTAGGGGCGGGTGCCCTCCTTTGGGTCATCAACTTCTTCTCGACTAAGGCGGCCTGGTTGGTGCCAACCCTCTTGGGCGGCTTCGGCATCTTTGTCGTGATGACCGGTGCCCACTACTCTCTCTTCCCGGTCGTGATGCAGTCCTTAGCAGCTGGTCAACCGGATACCTTTTTTATCCCGGGTATGATGGCCTCAAATATTGCCCTAGCGGCAGCAGTGCTAGCTGTAGTCATTAAGACCAATTCTGGAAGCTACCGGCAATATACCCTGTCAGCTACAATTACGGCTGCCTTGGGTGTATCCCAGCCTGGTTTGTATGGCGTGGCCATCCCCATGAGAAATGTGATGGTGGCTGCAATTTCCGGGGGCTTGGCTGGTGGCTTGTATGCTGGTATTGCCAAGGTCTATGCCTATGCCTTTGTTAATCCGGGCCTAGCTGCCCTGCCAGCCTTTATTAGCCCGGACGGTTCAATTGCTAATATGGTTAACGTTCTGATTGAAATGGCCATTGCAGGGGGCATTGCCTTTGCCATCGTGATGTTGACGCCATACCATGAATTAGCGGACCATGACATAGCAGAAATCACCAGAACTAAATAA
- the proB gene encoding glutamate 5-kinase codes for MSRQQLKHAQRIVVKIGTASLIDADKKINYRRIDRLAYTLSSLIQDGKEVLLVSSGAMGVGAAELGLAQRPKAIPDQQAVAAVGQVALMNLYSRFFWHYNQRVAQILMTRDVIDFPESLNNLKNNLKALLDQSILPVINENDAVAIDELDHHIKFGDNDTLSAIVAEIIQADLLILLTDVDGFYTSNPNTDPQASKLDVVSQIDDQVLAMAGEAGTAFSTGGMRTKLLAADRLLKIGSQMVIMDSYDPNDIFALLEGENIGTVFSTSKGD; via the coding sequence ATGTCTCGTCAACAATTAAAACATGCCCAGCGAATTGTCGTTAAAATTGGGACAGCCTCATTAATTGATGCTGATAAAAAAATTAACTACCGGCGCATTGACCGTCTCGCCTATACCCTATCCAGCCTGATCCAAGATGGCAAGGAGGTCCTCTTGGTTTCATCTGGAGCCATGGGAGTGGGAGCGGCCGAACTCGGACTAGCCCAACGTCCAAAAGCCATCCCTGACCAACAAGCGGTGGCTGCCGTTGGTCAAGTCGCCCTCATGAACCTCTACAGCCGCTTTTTCTGGCATTATAACCAGCGGGTCGCCCAGATTTTGATGACCCGGGATGTGATTGATTTTCCAGAGAGCCTCAACAACCTGAAAAATAACCTCAAGGCCCTCTTAGACCAAAGCATCCTGCCCGTCATCAACGAAAATGATGCCGTTGCCATTGATGAATTGGACCACCACATCAAATTTGGAGATAATGATACCCTATCCGCTATCGTAGCTGAAATTATTCAAGCTGATCTGCTTATTTTATTAACCGATGTAGATGGTTTCTACACCAGCAACCCCAACACCGATCCCCAGGCCAGCAAATTAGATGTGGTCAGCCAGATTGATGACCAGGTGCTGGCTATGGCTGGTGAAGCTGGCACGGCCTTCTCAACAGGCGGCATGCGGACCAAGCTACTAGCCGCTGACCGCCTGTTAAAAATCGGCAGTCAAATGGTCATTATGGATTCTTATGACCCTAACGATATTTTTGCCCTACTGGAGGGTGAAAATATCGGTACCGTATTTTCTACTAGTAAAGGAGATTAA
- a CDS encoding glutamate-5-semialdehyde dehydrogenase yields MINKAELLAMGQAAKLASRTLRRLSSQEKNQALVAMANYLRQETANILAANALDTEDAQAAGRPQSFIDRMVLSDQAIEAMADGLEQMADLADPIGRVDDMWYNQEGLQIGRQRVPLGVVGIIFESRPNVTADAAGLCFKTGNAVILRGGKETIRSNQAILKALHQGLADFNLPTSAINLIDNPDRELAKVFMQMNESVDVLIPRGSAGLINNVIQNATVPTIQTGEGNCHLYVEKSADLDQALAILINGKTQKVSACNAIETLLVDQEIAQSFLSQAGPALVAAGVTIHGDNQVQAIIPEAQPATPDDWATEYLAMEIAIKVVSGYDEAIDHIEHYTTYHSETIVTSDYQVSRDFMKDLDVAVLYVNASPRFSDGEKFGFGGEIGISTQKLHARGPMGLDALTSYKYTVFGQGQVRP; encoded by the coding sequence ATGATTAACAAAGCAGAACTATTGGCTATGGGCCAGGCTGCCAAACTTGCTAGCCGGACCCTACGCCGCTTATCCAGCCAGGAAAAGAACCAAGCGCTAGTTGCTATGGCCAACTACCTACGCCAAGAAACAGCCAATATTTTGGCTGCTAATGCCTTAGATACTGAAGATGCCCAGGCAGCTGGTCGGCCGCAAAGTTTTATTGACCGGATGGTTTTATCCGACCAAGCCATTGAAGCCATGGCTGATGGCCTCGAGCAAATGGCTGATTTAGCTGATCCCATCGGGCGTGTAGATGATATGTGGTATAACCAAGAGGGCCTACAAATTGGCCGCCAACGGGTGCCCCTAGGCGTCGTTGGTATTATTTTTGAATCTCGTCCCAATGTTACTGCCGATGCTGCTGGCCTGTGCTTTAAAACTGGTAATGCGGTTATTCTACGGGGCGGTAAGGAAACAATTCGGTCTAACCAAGCCATCCTTAAGGCCCTCCACCAGGGGCTAGCTGACTTTAACCTGCCGACATCAGCCATCAATTTAATCGATAACCCTGACCGTGAATTGGCCAAGGTCTTTATGCAGATGAATGAGAGTGTTGATGTCTTAATTCCTCGGGGGTCTGCCGGTTTAATCAACAATGTCATCCAAAATGCAACTGTACCGACCATTCAAACTGGTGAGGGTAACTGCCACTTATACGTTGAAAAGTCAGCTGATTTAGATCAAGCCCTGGCAATTTTAATCAACGGCAAGACTCAGAAAGTATCGGCTTGTAATGCCATCGAAACCCTCTTAGTTGACCAGGAAATCGCCCAAAGCTTCTTGAGCCAAGCTGGCCCTGCCCTAGTAGCAGCTGGTGTCACCATCCACGGGGACAACCAGGTGCAAGCTATCATCCCTGAAGCCCAACCAGCTACTCCAGATGACTGGGCGACCGAATACCTAGCTATGGAAATCGCCATTAAGGTAGTTAGTGGCTATGATGAAGCCATTGACCATATTGAGCACTATACTACCTATCATTCTGAAACCATCGTGACCAGTGACTACCAAGTCTCACGTGACTTCATGAAAGACCTGGATGTTGCTGTCCTTTATGTCAATGCCTCCCCTCGTTTTTCTGATGGCGAGAAATTTGGTTTTGGTGGTGAAATTGGCATCTCTACCCAAAAACTGCATGCCAGAGGTCCAATGGGCTTGGACGCTTTAACCTCATACAAATACACCGTCTTTGGCCAAGGTCAAGTCAGACCATAA
- a CDS encoding glycoside hydrolase family 3 protein, which yields MKQVALGSRHKQIIEVDGLQFRDLNGDGQLNPYEDWRLSAEERAADLVSRMNSREKAGMFLINDKPMGISVEEGEPTSFNGIISEVDKDHEKPVKTHEYPTTTMIKDLQMRHIIVRENAKASQHAEWANALQEIAEDSRLGIPVVVLSNSKNENASPTFNGQTSGGNFTQYPGTLGIAATQDDQVVADFAEAGHEEFLAANIRKGYMYMVDTATDPRWFRTSGTFGENPEQISKIAKQLIKEYQGDQLDEDSIALTIKHFPGGGARENGFDPHYAEGKFNVYPTPGSLEKYHLPPFQAAIDENPSSIMPYYAIPSNDKSATPQAPFTGEFEEEIAFAYNKQFVTDLLRNQMGFKGYVNSDTGVLNSMAWGAENLSLPERAAKIMAAGTNIVSGTTDADTFQEAIENLADPAQVDKLVQGTLIELFQLALFENPYADVATADDNVNTLEKRTKAYQAHQKSVVLLKNENNVLPLTEDKVAGKKIYVDLLTKVYNEEELKAREKSGNFGNTDEIAAALPGQLQDKFPHIQVVTDYKAADIAILLLEPISGSYFEATDGYLDLAIHKETNVDMDKVRDVAAHVDQVIINVNFDLPFVLEGVEELADGLTASFNSFIEAIFDVHFGNYKPTGKLPITLPANQAAIAVDENGICASPNDVPGYDKEKYMDIPYAYEDKQGGKYTYGFGLTY from the coding sequence ATGAAACAAGTAGCATTAGGTTCGCGCCACAAACAAATTATTGAAGTGGATGGCCTACAATTTCGTGATTTAAATGGTGATGGCCAGCTAAATCCTTATGAGGATTGGCGTCTATCGGCCGAAGAGCGGGCTGCTGACCTTGTTAGCCGTATGAACAGCCGGGAAAAGGCAGGCATGTTTTTAATTAATGATAAACCAATGGGGATTTCCGTTGAAGAAGGAGAGCCAACCAGTTTTAATGGTATTATTTCTGAGGTTGACAAGGACCATGAAAAACCAGTTAAGACCCACGAATATCCAACGACAACTATGATTAAGGATTTGCAGATGCGTCACATTATTGTGCGGGAAAATGCCAAAGCTTCTCAGCACGCCGAGTGGGCTAACGCCTTGCAGGAAATTGCCGAAGACAGCCGTTTAGGTATTCCAGTTGTTGTCTTATCAAACTCGAAAAATGAGAATGCCTCACCGACCTTCAATGGCCAAACCTCAGGCGGTAATTTCACCCAATATCCTGGTACTTTAGGGATTGCAGCCACTCAGGATGACCAGGTGGTCGCTGATTTTGCTGAAGCGGGTCATGAAGAATTTTTAGCTGCCAACATCCGCAAGGGCTATATGTACATGGTGGATACAGCGACAGATCCACGCTGGTTTAGAACGTCAGGAACTTTTGGTGAAAATCCTGAACAAATCTCTAAAATTGCCAAGCAACTCATTAAAGAATACCAAGGTGACCAGCTTGATGAAGACTCGATTGCCCTAACCATTAAACACTTCCCGGGTGGTGGGGCCCGTGAAAATGGTTTTGACCCTCATTATGCTGAGGGTAAATTCAATGTTTATCCAACACCTGGCTCACTAGAAAAATACCACCTGCCACCATTCCAAGCCGCTATTGATGAAAATCCATCATCAATCATGCCTTACTATGCCATTCCTTCTAATGATAAATCAGCTACGCCACAAGCGCCATTTACTGGTGAATTTGAGGAAGAAATTGCTTTTGCCTATAATAAGCAGTTTGTTACTGATTTACTAAGAAATCAAATGGGCTTTAAGGGCTATGTCAACTCTGATACCGGAGTGCTTAACTCCATGGCCTGGGGTGCTGAAAACTTGAGCTTGCCTGAGCGGGCCGCTAAAATCATGGCTGCTGGTACCAATATTGTGTCAGGAACAACTGATGCGGATACCTTCCAAGAAGCCATTGAAAACTTGGCTGATCCAGCCCAGGTTGACAAATTAGTTCAGGGCACCTTAATTGAACTCTTCCAATTAGCCCTCTTTGAAAACCCTTATGCCGATGTGGCCACGGCTGATGATAATGTCAACACCCTAGAAAAACGGACCAAGGCCTACCAAGCCCATCAGAAATCTGTTGTTCTACTGAAAAACGAAAACAATGTCCTGCCCTTAACAGAAGATAAGGTGGCTGGCAAGAAGATTTACGTTGACCTCTTAACTAAGGTTTACAACGAAGAAGAGCTGAAGGCACGGGAAAAATCTGGAAACTTTGGTAATACCGATGAAATTGCCGCTGCCCTACCAGGACAATTGCAGGACAAGTTCCCGCATATCCAAGTTGTCACTGACTATAAGGCTGCTGATATTGCCATTCTTTTACTAGAACCAATTTCAGGTTCTTATTTCGAAGCAACTGATGGTTACCTTGATTTAGCTATCCACAAAGAAACTAACGTGGATATGGATAAGGTACGCGATGTGGCCGCTCATGTTGACCAAGTTATCATCAACGTCAACTTTGACCTGCCATTTGTGCTTGAGGGTGTAGAAGAATTGGCAGACGGCTTGACTGCTTCCTTCAATAGTTTTATCGAAGCGATTTTTGATGTTCATTTCGGCAATTACAAGCCAACCGGCAAGTTACCGATTACCTTGCCAGCCAACCAAGCTGCTATCGCAGTTGATGAAAATGGAATCTGTGCCTCTCCTAATGATGTGCCAGGCTACGACAAGGAAAAATATATGGACATCCCATATGCTTATGAAGACAAGCAGGGCGGTAAATATACTTATGGCTTTGGTTTAACCTATTAG
- a CDS encoding LLM class flavin-dependent oxidoreductase encodes MTNLKEKYGFKADQGLEIGLYSLGDLDPNPHTGETISEEQRINELVEIAVHAEQAGLDIFALGESHQRYFISQAHAVILGAIAQATSKIKLTSGSTIVSTSDPVRIYENFATLSLLSHGRMELIGGRASRVGLYSLLGYDLRDYEELFEEKFDLLNLINEKVEAGELVTWSGQYRAPLNNAEILPKPKDNFLKIWRAVGGPADSAIKAGRAGVPMTLTTLAGPSMAFMPAVQGYRQALSDSGYQADEFPLTTASPLWLGDTVEEAMREFYPQVFNGFYYANGSQFPKQQFAQTKHVSDTMNVGDPSLVIDKLLHQHELYGMDRYIAQIDFGGASVDRIKRVIDLLGEKVLPEVKKYTKS; translated from the coding sequence ATGACAAATTTAAAAGAAAAGTATGGCTTTAAAGCCGACCAAGGTCTGGAAATTGGCCTCTATTCCCTAGGTGATTTGGACCCTAATCCCCATACCGGTGAAACTATTTCTGAAGAGCAACGCATCAATGAATTAGTTGAAATTGCTGTTCATGCTGAGCAAGCCGGTCTCGATATTTTTGCCCTGGGTGAAAGTCATCAACGCTATTTTATCTCGCAAGCCCATGCCGTCATCCTGGGTGCCATTGCCCAAGCAACTAGCAAGATTAAGTTAACTTCTGGTTCGACGATTGTTTCCACCTCAGATCCGGTGCGAATTTATGAAAACTTTGCCACCCTCTCCCTGCTCAGTCACGGCCGGATGGAGCTCATCGGCGGTCGGGCATCACGGGTGGGTCTCTACTCCCTATTAGGCTACGACCTTCGTGATTATGAAGAATTATTTGAAGAAAAATTTGACCTACTTAATCTGATTAATGAAAAGGTTGAAGCTGGTGAATTAGTCACTTGGTCAGGTCAATATCGAGCTCCCCTGAACAATGCTGAAATTCTACCTAAGCCTAAGGATAACTTCCTGAAAATTTGGCGGGCAGTTGGAGGACCAGCTGATTCCGCCATCAAGGCGGGCCGGGCCGGTGTGCCGATGACTCTGACCACCTTGGCTGGCCCATCAATGGCCTTTATGCCAGCAGTTCAGGGTTACCGTCAAGCTCTGAGTGATAGTGGCTACCAGGCAGATGAATTCCCACTCACAACCGCCTCACCCCTGTGGCTAGGTGATACGGTTGAAGAGGCCATGCGGGAATTTTATCCACAAGTCTTTAATGGCTTTTACTATGCTAACGGGAGTCAATTCCCTAAACAACAGTTTGCCCAAACCAAACATGTTTCAGACACCATGAATGTTGGTGATCCTAGTCTCGTTATCGATAAGTTACTCCACCAACATGAATTATACGGCATGGACCGCTATATTGCCCAAATCGACTTCGGTGGCGCCTCAGTTGACCGCATCAAACGCGTGATTGACCTCTTAGGTGAAAAAGTCTTACCTGAAGTTAAAAAATATACCAAGTCATAA
- a CDS encoding chloride channel protein has translation MKVLGEKTYLLPLALVIGAVVDALEALFSHGLNFMISLNQAYYLPLVLALPLVGLVIVWIYQRYSPESLAGMSLIFNAVHQRDDNYRIPPLLIPIVIVATWLTHLVGGSAGREGVAVQIGATMGQQFDRWFKDKDQAYSVIFGIAAGFAGLFGTPLAATFFALELLTSGRLLLSVLLPTMLAAYTSLGVSSALKLHHAHFTVDLPQLSHAPVWQLIVMALIFSLAGQLFAHGLEKGKAVASHLMKNPYLRVALGGIILAALLLLTGGRYSGLGEPIIEAIFNGGQALTWDWLWKLALTVLTLSIGFQGGEVTPMFTIGTCLGYVLAPWLGLPNLTVAALGYVTVFAVATNTVIAPMLITMEIFGPEIMPWALPVILLAYSLNGNFSVYGQQKIME, from the coding sequence ATGAAAGTTTTAGGAGAAAAAACATATTTACTGCCACTGGCCTTAGTGATTGGTGCGGTAGTCGATGCCTTAGAAGCGCTTTTTAGCCACGGTTTAAATTTTATGATTAGTCTTAACCAAGCTTATTATCTTCCCTTGGTTCTAGCCTTGCCCCTAGTTGGTCTGGTCATTGTTTGGATTTACCAGCGTTATAGTCCGGAGAGTCTAGCTGGTATGTCACTGATATTTAATGCAGTCCATCAGAGGGATGATAACTATCGAATCCCGCCCCTTTTGATTCCTATCGTTATTGTCGCCACTTGGCTAACCCATTTGGTGGGGGGATCAGCAGGTCGTGAAGGTGTGGCAGTACAAATCGGTGCCACTATGGGTCAGCAGTTTGACCGCTGGTTTAAAGATAAGGACCAGGCTTACAGTGTCATATTTGGGATTGCTGCTGGTTTTGCTGGCTTGTTTGGCACCCCTTTAGCGGCAACTTTTTTTGCCTTAGAATTACTAACTTCTGGACGCTTATTGCTCAGTGTGTTATTGCCAACCATGCTAGCAGCCTATACATCGCTGGGGGTATCATCTGCTCTTAAGCTCCACCACGCCCACTTTACCGTTGATTTACCCCAGCTTTCCCATGCCCCAGTCTGGCAGCTAATTGTCATGGCTTTAATCTTTAGCTTGGCCGGGCAATTATTTGCCCATGGCTTAGAGAAGGGTAAGGCAGTAGCCAGCCATTTAATGAAGAACCCCTACCTGAGAGTGGCCCTAGGTGGGATTATCCTAGCGGCTTTACTCTTATTAACTGGTGGTCGCTATTCTGGTTTAGGTGAACCCATTATTGAAGCTATCTTTAACGGTGGTCAAGCCTTAACCTGGGATTGGCTCTGGAAATTAGCCTTAACTGTTTTGACTCTGTCGATCGGTTTCCAAGGTGGGGAAGTAACCCCGATGTTTACGATAGGGACCTGTTTGGGCTATGTCCTAGCGCCCTGGCTAGGTTTGCCCAACCTAACCGTAGCCGCCCTAGGTTATGTGACTGTATTTGCGGTGGCTACCAATACAGTTATCGCCCCCATGTTAATCACCATGGAAATTTTTGGCCCTGAGATTATGCCTTGGGCCTTGCCGGTTATCTTATTGGCCTATAGCCTAAATGGCAATTTTTCAGTCTACGGCCAGCAAAAAATCATGGAATAA
- a CDS encoding polysaccharide deacetylase family protein produces the protein MQKKHLLSLVLLASLGLAACNQADQNNSNQAESQDQASQQDQVARQVNYYIDPATTRVVPAKEGVDDQVVLATIDDVPRKLPENPTNSVQEARDMINRGIKGIFFVNGMYLEGEHGEEGRKALKEIADMGHVIGNHTMTHYDLSEIPNEEVMRYEIVHNQDVIEETIGYRPKFFRAPFGSQNPALEAILEEENMVAMTWTYGFDWEEAYSEPEPLADIMVNTEMLSPGANILMHDLTWTRDALPSILDGISNKGYGFVDPNEIATREEMKAMGIEP, from the coding sequence ATGCAGAAAAAACATCTATTATCCCTAGTCCTACTAGCCAGCTTAGGACTAGCTGCTTGTAACCAGGCTGATCAAAATAATAGCAATCAAGCAGAAAGTCAGGACCAAGCCAGCCAGCAAGACCAGGTTGCGCGTCAAGTCAATTATTATATTGATCCCGCCACCACCCGGGTTGTCCCAGCCAAAGAAGGGGTTGACGACCAGGTCGTCCTAGCGACTATCGACGATGTGCCCCGCAAGCTACCTGAAAATCCAACCAACTCAGTTCAAGAAGCCCGCGATATGATAAATCGTGGGATCAAAGGTATTTTCTTTGTGAATGGTATGTATCTAGAAGGTGAGCACGGTGAAGAAGGACGCAAAGCCCTCAAAGAAATTGCTGACATGGGCCACGTTATCGGTAACCACACCATGACCCACTACGACCTGTCAGAAATTCCTAATGAAGAAGTCATGCGTTATGAAATTGTCCATAACCAAGATGTCATTGAAGAGACCATTGGTTATCGGCCTAAATTCTTCCGGGCACCTTTTGGTTCGCAAAACCCAGCCCTAGAAGCAATTCTTGAAGAGGAAAACATGGTTGCTATGACTTGGACATATGGTTTTGATTGGGAAGAAGCATACTCAGAACCTGAGCCATTGGCCGATATCATGGTCAATACCGAAATGCTATCCCCTGGTGCTAATATCCTGATGCATGATTTAACCTGGACCAGAGATGCCCTACCTAGTATCTTAGATGGTATTAGTAATAAGGGATATGGCTTTGTTGATCCCAATGAAATTGCTACACGTGAAGAAATGAAGGCTATGGGGATTGAACCTTAA
- a CDS encoding ROK family protein: protein MIGGIEAGGTKFICAVADQEYNIIDKVSIPTETPEITMPAVIDFFAEYQLTSLGVGSFGPIDVIRDSDTYGYITGTPKLAWRDFNFLAYLYDHLDIEKIGWDTDVNAAGLAEYYYGQGQHKNSLLYLTIGTGIGGGFINQGQVLQAAGHPEMGHIVIDQDADDNFAGLCPAHGNCLEGLAAGPTVAARLGQSSHEISPDHQVYNYLADYIGQGLRDFTVLLRPEVIVIGGGLMNVPGLMDKVRQAFDQLFNHYLPLPDLDDYIVSPGLGDQAGIIGAMILGQKALKK from the coding sequence ATGATTGGCGGTATTGAAGCAGGTGGGACTAAGTTTATTTGTGCGGTCGCTGACCAAGAATATAATATTATCGATAAAGTGAGTATTCCGACCGAGACACCCGAAATTACCATGCCGGCTGTTATTGATTTCTTTGCTGAGTATCAGCTAACTAGCCTAGGCGTTGGTTCTTTTGGGCCAATTGATGTGATAAGGGATTCCGATACTTATGGTTATATAACCGGCACACCCAAATTAGCTTGGCGCGATTTTAATTTTTTGGCTTATTTATATGACCATTTAGATATTGAAAAAATTGGTTGGGACACTGATGTCAATGCTGCTGGTCTAGCTGAATATTACTATGGCCAAGGTCAGCATAAAAATAGCCTGCTTTATTTAACTATTGGTACCGGTATTGGCGGTGGATTTATCAACCAAGGCCAGGTACTCCAGGCTGCTGGGCATCCAGAAATGGGTCATATTGTGATTGACCAGGATGCTGATGATAATTTTGCTGGACTCTGCCCGGCCCATGGCAACTGCTTGGAAGGTCTAGCTGCTGGTCCCACAGTAGCGGCGCGTTTAGGTCAATCTAGTCATGAAATTAGTCCTGACCACCAGGTTTATAACTATTTAGCTGACTATATCGGCCAAGGACTCCGTGACTTTACTGTGCTCCTTCGTCCTGAAGTCATTGTTATTGGTGGTGGCCTAATGAATGTGCCTGGTCTGATGGATAAGGTGCGTCAAGCCTTCGACCAGCTTTTTAACCACTACCTACCGCTACCTGACTTGGATGACTATATTGTGTCGCCAGGACTAGGCGACCAAGCTGGTATTATTGGCGCCATGATTTTAGGTCAAAAAGCCTTAAAAAAATAA
- a CDS encoding CAP domain-containing protein, translated as MKKTTSNLVLALATTAIVAGLAQAQPVQAAPVTSAETTPAASSVASQTINEIQTTRSTMYDDPSIPFEGQTLQTYVTNQGLTKDQYVNGISYDTAVEQTAQRRAQETAAHGQINHTADGVNPATYNDSSAWGENLAFGTSLSVGSSFDMWVDKEVAPLKAANGHFNFDNGHLYQILNPANKSFGYGQVSGGPYGQVSALALSQKQGPGQVGQNQPTTPANTGNQGTAPTTPANTGNQGTTPTTPANTGNQGTTPTTPANTGNQGTTPTTPANTGNQSTAPTTPSNTGNQGTAPTTPANTDKPGVAPTPATNTNQKASTNKQQAKPASQGQAQAAANKQAAPANKAAASGQPATGQAPVSSKADTGKLPATGAVSLASLGLALAGLGTGLVFRKNR; from the coding sequence ATGAAAAAAACGACTTCTAATCTGGTTCTCGCCCTAGCAACAACTGCCATTGTGGCAGGTCTTGCCCAAGCGCAACCAGTGCAAGCTGCGCCAGTGACATCAGCTGAGACAACTCCGGCTGCTTCAAGTGTTGCTAGTCAAACGATTAATGAAATTCAAACTACTCGGTCAACCATGTATGATGACCCTAGTATTCCTTTTGAAGGACAAACTTTACAGACCTACGTGACTAACCAAGGTTTGACTAAGGACCAATATGTCAATGGCATCTCTTATGATACTGCTGTTGAACAAACTGCTCAGCGTCGCGCTCAGGAAACAGCCGCTCATGGCCAAATTAATCATACTGCTGATGGTGTGAACCCAGCGACTTATAATGACTCTAGTGCCTGGGGTGAAAACTTAGCCTTTGGTACCAGCCTAAGTGTTGGCTCATCATTTGATATGTGGGTGGACAAAGAAGTAGCACCACTTAAAGCAGCTAATGGTCATTTTAACTTTGACAATGGTCACCTATATCAAATCTTAAATCCAGCCAATAAGAGCTTTGGTTATGGTCAAGTTTCAGGTGGCCCTTACGGACAAGTTTCTGCCTTAGCTTTGTCGCAAAAACAAGGACCTGGTCAAGTTGGTCAGAACCAGCCAACCACACCAGCCAATACCGGCAACCAAGGCACAGCGCCAACTACACCGGCAAATACTGGCAACCAAGGTACAACACCAACTACACCGGCAAATACTGGCAATCAAGGTACAACACCGACGACACCAGCTAATACCGGCAACCAAGGTACAACACCAACTACACCGGCAAATACTGGCAACCAAAGTACAGCGCCAACCACACCATCAAACACTGGTAACCAGGGCACAGCGCCAACCACACCAGCAAATACTGATAAGCCAGGTGTAGCCCCAACACCGGCAACTAATACCAATCAAAAAGCTAGCACAAACAAGCAACAAGCTAAACCAGCAAGCCAGGGCCAAGCTCAAGCGGCCGCAAACAAGCAAGCTGCCCCAGCTAACAAAGCAGCGGCTAGTGGCCAACCAGCAACTGGTCAAGCGCCAGTTAGCAGCAAGGCTGATACAGGTAAATTACCAGCTACTGGTGCGGTTAGCTTAGCAAGTTTAGGCTTGGCCTTAGCAGGTTTAGGTACTGGCTTAGTATTCCGCAAAAATCGGTAA